GATTTCCAATTAGTTGCATATCTACCTATCAAAAATGTTGTTTGGCAAGGCAACAGCATAGCACAATGAAGAAATCTGCATTTGTGTCCGTGAATGTTCTGTCCAAATTCCAAAATAAACTGCATAGGAGAGTTGGATTTCGGTCCATGGCAGCCGAGGGAGCTTCCCTTCTCCATGCCCAACTGTTGCCATTTCTAAACTGCAAACCTGCACAAACTAATGTTCAAAATGTCACCTAGTCACATGTCAATATTCACAAAAAGAAGCTCAGAAACAGATCGACAGATTGTTATTCTTATTCTTATACAGTTCACTTTAGGAAAGTATTGCTGTAATGACGCTCCGTGTGTAGGGATTAAAGTTTTCTGTTGTAGTTTGCCATCTCTTCTAGATATCAGAACTTGAGGCCCAAGATGGAGCTCTGCACGGCATGTATCTGGACTTCAGCGCACTGGTCTCAAACAGTAAATCCTAACAGACAAGCATCATACCATGGATTTGTGAGGTCAATCTCCGCATCACCCCAAAGGAGAAGGCGATCAACCCTCTGTGTCATGAATGCTGCATCAACTAGTGCTCCAGTCTCATCTCAAGGCGTAACCCAACTTCCACGCAGCAACGGCCCAGGTCTCAAAAGTATATCCAGCAACAAACCCAGCAGTGCAATGGAGCAACTTGATATTGAACGTGGTGTTTGTATCCCATTCCGAAAGTACACTCCAGAAATGGTACTGAAATCTGCAAGCTTTTATGTTTATAGGATTGACTTGCTAAAAGTTATTTTAATCATGTGCATTTCCACAATTTCCAGGTCAGGAAAAAGGTTTTGGATTCAAGAGGCTCCATACTATCCCTCGCTAGTCGGGGAGTGGAGATAATTTGGAAACTCGGATTTTACTGGTCATCTCTAATGTATGACTTCTTGGTTGGACGGGATGAAGAAATTGTTCCATATCGCGCCCGCCAGCTTCGCAATCTTTTATGTGACCTGGGGCCATCTTTCATCAAAGCAGGACAGGTCGTATCATTTAGCCTTGGTGATAAAGGATACACCTCATTCTACAATACAATTCACTGGTCCTATCTTTCGTACACAATTGTCCTAACTTTCTTTGGTTCTGTTCTTCAGGTTCTAGCAAACAGACCTGATATTATTCGAGAGGATTATATGAATGAACTCTGCATCTTGCAAGATGATGTTCCTCCAGTCCCTAACCAGGTATATGGTTACAGCAGATAATAGTTCttcaagataatattagaataTGTGCAGATGAAATTAGAGTGATTAACCAAGTTGAGTTTGTTGCTGAATACTTGCTAGGTGGCTTTTGCCATAATTGAGGAGGAACTTGGACAGCCTCTAGAGAGATTGTTCAGCAAAATTTCATCGGAGACAATAGCAGCAGCTAGTTTGGGTCAAGTTTACCGCGCGACACTAAGAGAAACTGGCGAGGATGTTGCTATTAAGGTTCCTATATTCACATCGTTTCTGTTATCAGTTTACTTCTTTTATTACCTTTACTATTCTTTTTCTATCTAGacacatcattttttttctaagtATGGTCATTAAAAAAGGATGAGTATAAGTATACTCTGGTATTTGTGTCTCTGTACACTTTGCATATCATGAACCAAATGCTTAAATGTGCTCCGGTAATCAATACTTATCTATATGATTTATGTAATTGAAATTGCAGGTTCAGAGACCAGGGATTGAACCAATAATATACCGAGACCTTTTTCTGTTCCGCACTTTGGCTTCATTTTTGAATGGGATTAGTCTTCAGAAATTAGGGTGCAACGCAGAGCTTATTGTTGATGAATTTGGTGAAAAACTTTTGGAGGAACTTGATTACACTCTTGTAAGTATCGTCGTAGCTTTAACTGTCATTGTCAATTTAGCGAATTAGCTATTACAGCTGTCATGTTCCTAATATAAAGTTCATTTATTCTGTTTCAACATTAAATTCCTTATCTTGCTTCCTTTTTGATAAGTTTATAGGAGGCTAATGTTTTTAATTGCCTTTTGCATCATATTAGGAAGCTACAAATATCGAGGATTTCCTAGAAAATTTTAAGGATGACCCAACTGTTAAGATACCTCAAGTGTACAAGCAACTCTCAGGTTCTCGTGTTCTGGTGATGGAGTGGATAGATGGAATTAGATGTACGGACCCACAGGTTTGACTATCCATAATGATGTTTGCTTATTTCAAATGTGCCATAGTTCATGGCGAATCTTTAGCAGCACTGATTCCAAATTCATCCATGCAGGCTATAAAAGAAGCTGGAATTGATGTGGAAGGCTTTCTAACAGTTGGAGTAAGTGCTGCCTTGCGTCAGTTACTTGAATTTGGTCTTTTCCATGGAGATCCACACcctggaaatatttttgcaatGCGTGATGGTCGGATTGCATATGTCGACTTTGGCAATGTGGCCGTCCTTAGCCAGGTCTGTAAAATGCTCTTGTTTAGTAGTAGAATTCTTTGCACTTATATTGCTGCTTTTTTCCCCTGTATATCAAGGTtctaaaaaacgctagacgctaggcgaacgcttgcctatggtttagagttttttgtgattaaacgtagattgaacatgattaaacgtgtgttgtgattaaacgacactgtgattaaacgcaacgcttggccaccgttcagcgtttaatcaagattaaacaacGTTTAAAAACGTTTTTTAGAACACTGCTGTATATATACATTTTCTAACTGGTATCTGTTAGTGCTGCATCAAATGTCTTTTCACGAAATGGTATTCCTTCTCTGTTGTGAACTCATGTTTGCAGTGTGTCATATTTGCATGTTATACATGGAAACAAAAAGTGGTTAACATGCTGTTTTTTCATTGTTGTCTCCTATGTGCAGCAAAATAAACAAATCTTAATCGATGCTGTTGTTCATGCTGTCAATGAAGACTATGCTGAAATGGCAAATGACTTCACTAGGCTGGGTTTTCTCGCTAGTGGAACAGATGTAGCCCCAATTATTCCAGCACTAGAAGCCATTTGGCAAAACTCAGCTGGAAAAGGCCTGGCAGATTTCAATTTCCGGAGTGTGACTGGTATGTTGATATGGTTAGAATTGTGTCGACGCTGACAAGTTAAATCttgtttgtttctttttctCACACTGTACACAACTTGTTTTTTCAAATCTCAATGTGTTAGTTTATTTTTTTAGCACTTGGTCATATGAATTGCGAATATTATTTGTTACTGCATTTCTGTATGGTTGCTTATTCATGTATAGTACACATTGTTTTTCCCTTCCACTAATGAGAAGTTTTTTTGTAACATGTTATATGTTCAGATATTTCAAAATATCTGATggaaaatatacttcattttTTAATGTTAATTAAAATCACAGGGAAGTTCAATCAGCTCGTCTACAACTTCCCAATCCGCATTCCAGAAAGGTTTTCTTTGGTTATCCGTTCGTTGTTGACGCAAGAAGGAATTTGCTTCACACTAAAGCCTGATTTTAAGTTTCTTGAGGTATGGCGTGTGCCACCTTTGAGCTCCCATGGAAACACCAATTTGCATTTCTGTGTTTACTTACATCGTTTCCACTATGTTTCCTGATATTTAGGTTGCATATCCATATGTAGCAAAGCGTCTGTTGACAGATCCAAACCCTGCTCTGAGAGAACGCCTGATTCAGGTAACTTGTGTATACGCTATTATTAGAGTTGTGTGTGTGGTGTTTCCCAATCCCTGTACCTCTCTGCACCTATTGACATACATGCAAGGACTATGTGAACAAAATAGTCAAATTAAGCATTGTTACagggaaataaatgaaaactCTTCTGTGAATGTGGAAAAGTTGTGTAGTTTCAAGTGCATGTTAAAGTGCACCATTATGCATCTACTTTTCAGATTCCACAATTGCTCATGCCTTTTATATTTTTTAGCATTATTTCATCATATCTTTTCTGTGCAGGTATTATTCAAAGATGGGGCATTCCAGTGGAAACGACTAGAAAACCTTATAGTTCTTGCCAAGGAGAATGTGTCCAAGATGAGCAGCAATCCTGCACTGAAAAAGAACAGTTCGTGAGTATTGGAACCACTTTATTGCCATCGTGCATATGTTTGTTCGATCTAGAATTTTTCTGATATTTTGATCTATCAGGCAAGCTGTGAGAAGTCAACAGCTGGAGAGCAAACTTGATCTCACTGAAACAATAAAGGATGGAGCACGGATGTTCCTTATCGATGCTGGGATCAGGAGACAACTTATACTGGCTTTCACTGAAGACTCCAAGTTGCATGTAGAAGAGGTACTATAGATAGATTGTTCAATCGTCCTGTAAATTGCTGGTGTCCCTACAAAATAAATTTGACAGTGCTCAGTGAATGAATGCAactcatttctttttttcgcaGCTTGTTGATGTGTACAGACTGGTTGAAGATCAAATAGATATGCCTTCAGTTGCCCTTGAGGTTCTCCAAGGTAAGTCAAGCAAATTCTGTTTACCTCATCACTATGGGGACATTTCTCCTTGCTAGGAATATAATGTATTACTTACTCTTTTGTGAAGATCTGCCATCCGTTGTGCGCGATTTCATGCTTTCTTGGAGTGACTCCATCCTGTCGGATCGCCGGTACTAAATACTTTTAAATCACCCTTAGAGATAGCACGGAAAGCAGAGCGAATTTTAGGCCCCGCAAGATTATGGTACCTCAAGACAAtctacaaaaatagaaaaaagctAGACAGGCATTCCTACTCGCTGTATACAATTTGTTTCTCCTGTTTTGTATAGCGAAATCTGCAACGTTCAATTTCTTCTTTTCTAGATCTTCTCAGTTTATATGTTCTGTATATCGCAAGGGAACTTGTATATAGAATGAGCTTGTAATTTTGAATACAGTAGGTGTACAGAACCAGCTTACTAATATATACATCAGGATCAACGTCTTTCTGTTGACTACTTCGGGTCTGCAGGGATATTTGTTTCCCTCTCCACTTCCTTTTTTGTGTGTCTGCAGCCATAAATTTTTCTATCGCAAATAAGTAGCCTGCATCACCAGTTTTCTCGTCGATGTGTCCTGTTGGTGCAAAATGATTACTGACAAAGCATAttataagagcaactccagtccAAGCCCTCATTTGGGCCCCTACTCTATTTTTtaggagtttaggagaaatTTCAATTC
This genomic interval from Panicum virgatum strain AP13 chromosome 8K, P.virgatum_v5, whole genome shotgun sequence contains the following:
- the LOC120644111 gene encoding protein ACTIVITY OF BC1 COMPLEX KINASE 1, chloroplastic-like isoform X1; its protein translation is MATAACAPPLGATERVPLPRKGKENHFPPCPNRGRVEVNKSARLGAEGKESGPRNSWELRKGVSFRRRFRRRRAPKFAISSRYQNLRPKMELCTACIWTSAHWSQTVNPNRQASYHGFVRSISASPQRRRRSTLCVMNAASTSAPVSSQGVTQLPRSNGPGLKSISSNKPSSAMEQLDIERGVCIPFRKYTPEMVRKKVLDSRGSILSLASRGVEIIWKLGFYWSSLMYDFLVGRDEEIVPYRARQLRNLLCDLGPSFIKAGQVLANRPDIIREDYMNELCILQDDVPPVPNQVAFAIIEEELGQPLERLFSKISSETIAAASLGQVYRATLRETGEDVAIKVQRPGIEPIIYRDLFLFRTLASFLNGISLQKLGCNAELIVDEFGEKLLEELDYTLEATNIEDFLENFKDDPTVKIPQVYKQLSGSRVLVMEWIDGIRCTDPQAIKEAGIDVEGFLTVGVSAALRQLLEFGLFHGDPHPGNIFAMRDGRIAYVDFGNVAVLSQQNKQILIDAVVHAVNEDYAEMANDFTRLGFLASGTDVAPIIPALEAIWQNSAGKGLADFNFRSVTGKFNQLVYNFPIRIPERFSLVIRSLLTQEGICFTLKPDFKFLEVAYPYVAKRLLTDPNPALRERLIQVLFKDGAFQWKRLENLIVLAKENVSKMSSNPALKKNSSQAVRSQQLESKLDLTETIKDGARMFLIDAGIRRQLILAFTEDSKLHVEELVDVYRLVEDQIDMPSVALEVLQDLPSVVRDFMLSWSDSILSDRRY
- the LOC120644111 gene encoding protein ACTIVITY OF BC1 COMPLEX KINASE 1, chloroplastic-like isoform X2; the protein is MELCTACIWTSAHWSQTVNPNRQASYHGFVRSISASPQRRRRSTLCVMNAASTSAPVSSQGVTQLPRSNGPGLKSISSNKPSSAMEQLDIERGVCIPFRKYTPEMVRKKVLDSRGSILSLASRGVEIIWKLGFYWSSLMYDFLVGRDEEIVPYRARQLRNLLCDLGPSFIKAGQVLANRPDIIREDYMNELCILQDDVPPVPNQVAFAIIEEELGQPLERLFSKISSETIAAASLGQVYRATLRETGEDVAIKVQRPGIEPIIYRDLFLFRTLASFLNGISLQKLGCNAELIVDEFGEKLLEELDYTLEATNIEDFLENFKDDPTVKIPQVYKQLSGSRVLVMEWIDGIRCTDPQAIKEAGIDVEGFLTVGVSAALRQLLEFGLFHGDPHPGNIFAMRDGRIAYVDFGNVAVLSQQNKQILIDAVVHAVNEDYAEMANDFTRLGFLASGTDVAPIIPALEAIWQNSAGKGLADFNFRSVTGKFNQLVYNFPIRIPERFSLVIRSLLTQEGICFTLKPDFKFLEVAYPYVAKRLLTDPNPALRERLIQVLFKDGAFQWKRLENLIVLAKENVSKMSSNPALKKNSSQAVRSQQLESKLDLTETIKDGARMFLIDAGIRRQLILAFTEDSKLHVEELVDVYRLVEDQIDMPSVALEVLQDLPSVVRDFMLSWSDSILSDRRY